Proteins encoded within one genomic window of Amorphoplanes friuliensis DSM 7358:
- a CDS encoding ABC transporter ATP-binding protein: MDATAINDSGAGRTAASITLENLGKVYPDGTVAVGDISLDVGAGELAVLIGPSGCGKSTVLRMINRLIEPSKGRILIDGEDVSTQDPVELRRKIGYVIQNVGLFPHQTIRTNVGTVPKLLGWDRKKIKSRADELLELVGLDPGRYAGRYPHELSGGQRQRVGVARALAADPLVLLMDEPFSAVDPIVRGRLQEEFLRLQAAVRKTIVLVTHDIDEAVRLGDRIAVLAEGGRLMQYASPAELLSHPASQAVSEFVGTDRGIRRLAVTPVRGAMRPVGQIEEIDRLPTVEAGGTLYDALAAMLTSDSLNVVVVEDGKPVGAVSRSALFDVPNEEAAATSA, encoded by the coding sequence GTGGACGCTACCGCGATCAACGACTCCGGCGCTGGCCGGACCGCGGCGTCTATCACGCTCGAGAACCTCGGCAAGGTCTATCCGGACGGCACGGTGGCGGTCGGCGACATCAGCCTGGACGTCGGTGCGGGTGAGCTGGCCGTGCTCATCGGCCCCTCCGGCTGCGGCAAGTCGACCGTCCTCCGGATGATCAACAGGCTGATCGAGCCGTCGAAGGGCCGCATCCTGATCGACGGTGAAGACGTCTCGACGCAGGATCCGGTCGAGCTCCGCCGCAAGATCGGCTACGTGATCCAGAATGTGGGACTCTTCCCGCACCAGACGATCCGTACCAATGTCGGAACCGTTCCGAAGCTCCTGGGCTGGGACCGGAAAAAGATCAAGTCACGCGCCGACGAGCTGCTCGAGCTGGTCGGTCTGGACCCGGGGCGCTACGCCGGTCGTTACCCGCACGAGCTCTCCGGTGGTCAGCGTCAGCGGGTCGGTGTGGCGCGCGCCCTCGCCGCAGATCCGCTCGTGCTGCTGATGGACGAGCCGTTCTCCGCGGTGGACCCGATCGTCCGCGGCCGGCTGCAGGAGGAGTTCCTGCGTCTCCAGGCCGCGGTCCGCAAGACGATCGTGCTGGTCACCCACGACATCGACGAAGCCGTACGCCTCGGCGACCGGATCGCAGTGCTGGCCGAGGGCGGCCGGCTCATGCAGTACGCGAGCCCGGCCGAGCTGCTGAGCCACCCCGCCTCGCAGGCGGTGAGCGAGTTCGTCGGCACCGACCGCGGCATCCGGCGGCTGGCGGTCACGCCGGTCCGTGGCGCGATGCGCCCGGTCGGTCAGATCGAGGAGATCGACCGGCTGCCCACGGTGGAGGCCGGCGGCACGCTCTACGACGCGCTGGCGGCGATGCTGACCAGCGACTCGCTCAACGTCGTCGTGGTCGAGGACGGCAAGCCGGTCGGCGCGGTCTCCCGGTCGGCTCTCTTCGACGTGCCCAACGAGGAAGCCGCCGCTACCTCCGCCTGA
- a CDS encoding ABC transporter permease yields the protein MAYDETTYRRNTDDQGDNDPAAYRTGFGAADFRARRRDLDPDDTGTRLTEPVAEPVRQDEVDDAGRDRLGIHIGWEIVLLLAVAAIAYLLYRLDPASLRRPALDSLLISGASIGLLALGAGLTLRAGVPNLAVGPIALAAALHFAENGDDGLVKAAVPALIVAAVGGLVIGLFVIVLHVPGWAATLGAAMGVIVYNQLRTVPVTVQGDYDPSNQAFYLFGGFALLAVIGGALGTVGPIRRMVGGLRQAGDPARRRGAGSAFPVLVSLILSSVFAVGAGILIAAGSTAPITPGTGLEWTGIAFGAALLAGTSAYGRRGGIFGTLLAVAGIALFLDYADRRNFDIALFAIAACAIGGGLIVTRLVETYGRPLPVPMVGEDWNAAASSGTTWTPDLPTAAAPPQQQGAPLRWDEGPWGSGR from the coding sequence ATGGCCTACGACGAGACCACATATCGTCGTAATACCGACGACCAGGGCGACAACGACCCGGCCGCGTACCGGACGGGCTTCGGTGCGGCCGATTTTCGCGCCCGCCGCCGCGACCTCGACCCCGACGACACCGGCACCCGTCTCACCGAGCCGGTCGCCGAGCCGGTCCGCCAGGACGAGGTGGACGACGCGGGTCGCGACCGGCTCGGCATCCACATCGGCTGGGAGATCGTCCTGCTGCTGGCGGTCGCCGCGATCGCCTACCTGCTCTACCGGCTCGACCCGGCCAGCCTGAGGCGGCCCGCCCTCGACAGCCTGCTGATCTCGGGTGCCTCGATCGGGCTGCTCGCCCTCGGGGCCGGGCTGACGCTGCGTGCGGGCGTACCCAATCTTGCGGTCGGTCCGATCGCGCTCGCCGCGGCGTTGCACTTCGCCGAGAACGGCGACGACGGCCTGGTCAAGGCGGCTGTGCCGGCGCTGATCGTGGCCGCGGTGGGCGGTCTGGTGATCGGCCTGTTCGTGATCGTGCTGCACGTTCCGGGCTGGGCCGCGACCCTGGGCGCGGCGATGGGTGTCATCGTCTACAACCAGCTGCGGACCGTGCCGGTCACCGTGCAGGGCGACTACGACCCGTCCAACCAGGCGTTCTACCTCTTCGGCGGCTTTGCACTGCTGGCTGTCATCGGTGGTGCGCTCGGCACGGTCGGGCCGATCCGGCGGATGGTCGGCGGCCTGCGCCAGGCCGGGGACCCGGCTCGCCGCCGCGGTGCCGGCTCGGCGTTCCCGGTGCTCGTCTCGCTGATCCTCTCGTCGGTGTTCGCGGTCGGTGCGGGCATCCTGATCGCGGCGGGGTCGACCGCTCCGATCACACCGGGCACCGGGCTCGAGTGGACGGGCATCGCCTTCGGTGCCGCTCTGCTCGCCGGGACCAGCGCCTACGGCCGGCGTGGTGGCATCTTCGGCACTCTCCTCGCGGTGGCCGGGATCGCGCTGTTCCTCGACTACGCGGACAGGCGCAACTTCGACATCGCGTTGTTCGCCATCGCGGCCTGTGCGATCGGCGGCGGCCTGATCGTCACCCGGCTCGTCGAGACGTACGGGCGGCCGTTGCCCGTACCGATGGTCGGTGAGGACTGGAACGCGGCGGCCTCGTCCGGGACCACGTGGACGCCGGACCTGCCGACGGCCGCAGCACCGCCACAGCAGCAGGGCGCACCTCTGCGCTGGGACGAAGGGCCTTGGGGCAGTGGCCGCTGA
- a CDS encoding DUF3180 domain-containing protein, giving the protein MRPTSLSMLVVAGLAAAAVGWLLLSAFYTQMPRLPWLPIIVLATLAIAEAVLAQNTSARIQRKPGAPRVDPLAVARFVVLAKASSLAGALFGGFSAGLLAWLALEPTRAARDDVPAAVGGVAAALALVGAALWLERSCRVPEQPDQKGGGESGRQAGRS; this is encoded by the coding sequence ATGCGGCCGACCAGTCTCTCGATGCTGGTGGTCGCCGGGCTGGCCGCCGCCGCGGTGGGCTGGCTGCTGCTGAGCGCCTTCTACACGCAGATGCCGCGGTTGCCGTGGCTGCCGATCATCGTGCTGGCCACGCTGGCGATCGCCGAGGCGGTCCTCGCGCAGAACACCAGCGCCCGGATCCAGCGCAAGCCCGGTGCACCCCGAGTCGACCCGCTCGCGGTGGCTCGTTTTGTGGTGCTCGCCAAGGCGTCGTCGCTGGCCGGCGCGCTGTTCGGCGGCTTCTCCGCCGGTCTGCTGGCGTGGCTGGCGCTGGAGCCCACCCGGGCCGCCCGCGACGACGTCCCGGCAGCCGTCGGTGGTGTGGCCGCGGCGCTGGCGCTCGTCGGTGCTGCGCTGTGGCTCGAGCGGTCGTGCCGGGTCCCGGAGCAACCCGATCAGAAGGGCGGGGGCGAGTCGGGCAGACAGGCCGGACGGTCCTGA
- the folK gene encoding 2-amino-4-hydroxy-6-hydroxymethyldihydropteridine diphosphokinase, whose amino-acid sequence MTRAILSLGSNLGDRYAYLKEAVTQLGDSAVLMSGVYETPPWGDADQPAYLNAVVLAVDPAADPRSWLDRVRELEKAAGRARDPERRFGPRTLDVDVIAVWRDDDTPVLSDDEELTLPHPRAHLRAFVLKPWLDLQPYAQLPGHGWVTDLLNAPELTADANALTPRPDLPLESLA is encoded by the coding sequence ATGACCCGGGCGATCCTGTCGCTGGGCAGCAACCTCGGCGACCGCTACGCGTATTTGAAAGAGGCCGTGACGCAGCTCGGCGACAGCGCGGTGCTGATGTCCGGGGTCTACGAGACGCCGCCGTGGGGTGATGCCGACCAACCGGCGTACCTGAATGCGGTCGTGCTGGCCGTGGACCCGGCGGCGGATCCGAGGAGCTGGCTGGACCGCGTGCGGGAGCTGGAGAAGGCCGCAGGCCGGGCCCGTGATCCGGAGCGGCGTTTCGGGCCGCGCACCCTCGACGTGGACGTCATCGCGGTCTGGCGCGACGACGACACCCCCGTGCTCAGCGACGACGAGGAGCTGACGCTGCCGCATCCGCGAGCCCATCTGCGGGCCTTTGTCCTGAAGCCCTGGCTGGACCTGCAGCCCTACGCCCAGCTGCCCGGACACGGCTGGGTGACCGATCTGCTGAACGCCCCGGAGCTGACCGCCGACGCGAACGCTCTGACCCCGCGGCCCGATCTGCCGTTAGAGTCACTGGCGTGA
- the folB gene encoding dihydroneopterin aldolase, producing MSDRITLSGLKVRGHHGVFDFERRDGQDFVVDVVLELDLAPAAATDDVTDTVHYGELAGRLAEVIAGEPVNLIETLADRLVTVCLADGRVAAATVTVHKPQAPIPHEFADVAVTVRRTR from the coding sequence GTGAGTGACCGCATAACGCTGAGCGGCCTGAAGGTCCGGGGTCACCACGGTGTCTTCGACTTCGAGCGGCGGGACGGGCAGGACTTCGTGGTCGACGTCGTCCTCGAGCTGGACCTGGCCCCGGCGGCCGCCACCGACGACGTCACGGACACCGTCCACTACGGCGAGCTGGCGGGGCGTCTCGCCGAGGTGATCGCGGGGGAGCCGGTCAACCTGATCGAGACGCTGGCCGACCGGCTCGTCACCGTCTGCCTCGCCGACGGCCGGGTTGCCGCCGCGACGGTCACGGTGCACAAGCCGCAGGCGCCGATCCCGCACGAGTTCGCCGACGTGGCGGTCACCGTCCGGCGCACCCGATGA
- the folP gene encoding dihydropteroate synthase produces MGVLNVTPDSFSDGGRFAGVEAAVAHGLALRRAGADIIDIGGESTRPGADRVDGPTEIARVLPVVTELARAGVPLSIDTTRAEVAAAALAAGAVVVNDVSGGLADPGMATVVADAGCPWILMHWRGHSRRMLDLATYTDVVAEVRAELLQRVEDAVSAGVDPGRLILDPGIGFAKRAEHNWALSAHLDQLVALGHPVLFAASRKTYLGRLLASPDGEPRPVDGREAATIATSVLAVAAGAWGVRVHDVRATADALAVWRATGRPRFQRSSSGGTP; encoded by the coding sequence ATGGGCGTCCTCAACGTCACCCCCGACTCCTTCTCCGACGGTGGCCGTTTTGCCGGCGTCGAGGCGGCGGTCGCTCACGGCCTCGCGCTGCGCCGGGCGGGTGCCGACATCATCGACATCGGTGGTGAGTCCACGCGCCCCGGCGCCGACCGGGTCGACGGCCCGACCGAGATCGCACGGGTCCTGCCGGTGGTCACCGAGCTGGCCCGCGCCGGGGTGCCGCTCAGCATCGACACCACGCGGGCCGAGGTGGCCGCGGCCGCGCTCGCGGCGGGCGCGGTGGTGGTCAACGACGTCTCCGGCGGTCTGGCCGATCCGGGCATGGCCACCGTCGTCGCCGACGCGGGCTGCCCCTGGATCCTCATGCACTGGCGTGGTCATTCGCGCCGGATGCTCGACCTGGCCACCTACACCGACGTTGTCGCGGAGGTTCGCGCCGAGCTGCTTCAGCGGGTGGAGGACGCGGTCTCCGCCGGCGTCGATCCCGGCCGGCTCATCCTCGATCCGGGCATCGGTTTTGCCAAGCGCGCCGAGCACAACTGGGCGCTCAGCGCGCATCTCGATCAGCTTGTCGCCCTGGGCCACCCGGTGCTCTTCGCGGCGAGCCGCAAGACCTATCTCGGCCGGCTCCTGGCTTCCCCCGACGGCGAGCCGCGGCCCGTCGACGGCCGCGAAGCAGCGACGATAGCGACGTCCGTGCTGGCCGTGGCCGCGGGCGCGTGGGGCGTCAGGGTGCACGACGTGCGCGCGACCGCGGACGCCCTGGCCGTGTGGCGCGCCACCGGCCGTCCGCGTTTCCAAAGATCAAGTTCCGGGGGTACGCCGTGA
- a CDS encoding ATP-binding protein: MRPDNYSADENQEQVPGPGHGAVAVFQAPQPVRPRVNGTPPVDPMDIDSPFLDLFPGGPAPASGPPAQVEPPADDPDVDFDFGFDFDGADERRQTSAPPATSPPTAPPASSPAPEIHASPPAETDSSVPSPFVAGPSAPEPLVAPAPGVFPAGTRPADAPVSPFMRAPVGPQADFFDEHEAPESDFEDWPEEARPGALPAVASPPVASQPRPVSAPPVQSPPLWQTAAPGVTPVGAVEPYAPALPPVPETHAELPATMPEKAPAKRREKAPAKRKSRKEPANLPAVREKASPLRPHKLKFSDRDPSIELEISEIAGHLTFTQSTVTAWYSLPEVRWAFRPDAEREALLSAISEQYAGLAGFRLHLRRTNRPFPADEWARTVDSFTAKPLPDVSGATSWSDHLVAAQRHLLSVNHAEGQTYLGVTFARRSLGDTFSERILRMFGKGTSDGERRKLGRTVEQFDEVLNAFGMRGRRVTPQELEWLLFRSVALCMAPPGPLSPISNGHWERGDLLALTEQVERYRTPYGSTVKLVNRMTGEERHVAVLSVGRMEPLEIPEKHEPWMHFHERLPWPMELSSRIDILGSNSSFKNLEHRLRMIRSQQLDYAEHGIDAPPELERLAKRALVIGDEMTTGLPVESARAHGWHRIAVGGRTREECLERARRLIQLYSRELRISLQHPKNQDQLAREFIPGEPIANTGYVRRMPVKLLAAALPQAASTVGDRRGDLIGRTAGTCRRPVFLDLHFPMEVRERSGLGVLVAEPGGGKSTLMGALGYLNARRGVQVTLLDPSGPLARLCAMPELKPYSRVLNLTGSEQGTLAPYALIPTPVRTEFPTGTGGDREYEIAVSNARAERRMLVQDICSMLVPPQVAKEASTATLLRHAVRQVPAEETSTLDDVVATLQSLDDNGKELANLLLDTAEMPLALLFFGRPPAHLLGADSALTVITMAGLRLPDLKIEREYWSAEESLALPMLHTAHRLAVRRCYGGSMASRKMVGLDEAHFMEGWRSGRSFLVRLARDSRKWNLAAFVASQNPRDILGLDVQNLVSTVFVGRIAEDQEIASEALRLLRVPVHDGYEATLASLSQADTSTSNRLGFREFVMRDVDGRVQKVRVDVSYVDGLLDYLDTTPAAAKATPTALPSLSDLEV, from the coding sequence GTGCGACCGGACAACTACTCTGCTGACGAGAATCAGGAGCAGGTGCCCGGTCCGGGACACGGTGCTGTGGCGGTCTTCCAGGCCCCGCAGCCGGTGCGGCCGCGTGTCAACGGCACGCCGCCGGTCGACCCGATGGACATCGATTCCCCGTTCCTCGACCTGTTCCCGGGGGGTCCCGCGCCTGCCTCGGGTCCGCCGGCCCAGGTGGAGCCACCAGCCGACGACCCGGACGTCGACTTCGACTTCGGGTTCGACTTCGACGGTGCCGACGAGCGCCGTCAGACGTCCGCGCCTCCGGCCACCTCACCCCCGACCGCCCCGCCTGCGTCTTCCCCGGCACCCGAGATTCATGCGTCCCCGCCGGCCGAGACCGATTCGTCCGTGCCGTCGCCGTTCGTTGCGGGGCCGTCGGCTCCGGAGCCGTTGGTTGCCCCGGCCCCGGGCGTCTTTCCCGCCGGCACGCGGCCGGCCGACGCGCCCGTCTCGCCGTTCATGCGGGCGCCCGTCGGACCCCAGGCCGACTTCTTCGACGAGCACGAGGCGCCGGAGTCCGACTTCGAGGACTGGCCCGAGGAGGCCCGCCCCGGCGCGCTGCCGGCCGTCGCCTCCCCACCCGTCGCGTCTCAGCCGCGACCGGTCTCGGCCCCGCCCGTGCAGTCGCCGCCGCTCTGGCAGACGGCTGCTCCCGGTGTGACGCCGGTCGGCGCGGTCGAGCCGTACGCCCCGGCTCTGCCTCCGGTGCCCGAGACGCACGCCGAGCTCCCGGCGACCATGCCGGAAAAGGCACCGGCAAAGCGTCGCGAGAAGGCGCCCGCCAAGCGCAAGAGCCGCAAGGAGCCCGCCAACCTCCCGGCGGTGCGCGAAAAGGCGTCACCGCTGCGGCCGCACAAGCTCAAGTTCAGCGACCGCGACCCGTCCATCGAGCTGGAGATCAGCGAGATCGCCGGGCACCTGACCTTCACCCAGAGCACCGTCACGGCCTGGTATTCCCTGCCCGAGGTGCGCTGGGCGTTCCGGCCCGACGCCGAGCGCGAGGCGCTGCTCTCCGCGATCTCCGAGCAGTACGCCGGCCTGGCCGGTTTCCGGCTGCACCTGCGCCGCACCAACCGCCCGTTCCCGGCCGACGAGTGGGCCCGCACGGTCGACTCGTTCACGGCGAAGCCCCTGCCCGACGTCAGCGGTGCGACGTCCTGGTCCGACCACCTGGTCGCGGCCCAGCGGCACCTGCTGTCGGTCAACCACGCCGAGGGCCAGACCTACCTCGGCGTGACCTTCGCCCGCCGCTCGCTCGGCGACACCTTCTCCGAACGCATCCTGCGGATGTTCGGCAAGGGCACCTCCGACGGGGAGCGCCGCAAGCTCGGCCGGACGGTCGAGCAGTTCGACGAGGTGCTGAACGCGTTCGGCATGCGTGGCCGCCGGGTCACCCCGCAGGAGCTGGAATGGCTGCTGTTCCGGTCGGTCGCCCTCTGCATGGCCCCTCCCGGCCCGCTCTCCCCGATCTCCAACGGACATTGGGAACGCGGTGACCTGCTGGCGCTGACCGAACAGGTCGAGCGCTACCGCACCCCGTATGGATCGACGGTCAAGCTGGTCAACCGCATGACCGGCGAGGAGCGGCACGTCGCCGTCCTCTCGGTGGGCCGCATGGAGCCGCTGGAGATCCCCGAGAAGCACGAGCCGTGGATGCACTTCCACGAGCGCCTGCCGTGGCCGATGGAGCTGTCGTCGCGCATCGACATCCTCGGCTCCAACAGCTCCTTCAAGAACCTCGAGCACCGCCTGCGGATGATCCGCTCGCAGCAGCTCGATTACGCCGAGCACGGCATCGACGCCCCGCCCGAGCTGGAACGTCTGGCCAAGCGCGCGCTGGTCATCGGCGACGAGATGACCACCGGCCTCCCGGTCGAGTCGGCCCGCGCCCACGGCTGGCACCGCATCGCCGTCGGCGGCCGCACCCGCGAGGAATGCCTCGAACGCGCCCGCCGCCTGATCCAGCTCTACTCCCGCGAGCTGCGCATCTCCCTGCAGCACCCGAAGAACCAGGACCAGCTGGCCCGCGAGTTCATCCCGGGCGAGCCGATCGCCAACACCGGCTACGTGCGCCGCATGCCGGTCAAGCTGCTCGCCGCGGCGCTGCCCCAGGCCGCGTCGACCGTCGGCGACCGCCGGGGCGACCTGATCGGGCGTACGGCGGGCACCTGCCGGCGGCCCGTCTTCCTCGACCTTCACTTCCCCATGGAGGTCCGCGAACGGTCCGGCCTCGGCGTCCTCGTGGCCGAGCCCGGTGGTGGCAAGTCGACCCTGATGGGCGCCCTCGGCTACCTGAACGCCCGCCGCGGCGTCCAGGTCACCCTGCTCGACCCGTCCGGCCCGCTGGCCCGGCTGTGCGCGATGCCGGAACTGAAGCCGTACTCGAGGGTCCTGAACCTGACCGGCTCGGAGCAGGGAACGCTGGCGCCCTATGCGCTGATCCCCACCCCGGTCCGCACCGAGTTCCCGACCGGCACCGGCGGCGACCGCGAGTACGAGATCGCCGTCTCGAACGCCCGCGCCGAACGCCGCATGCTGGTCCAGGACATCTGCTCGATGCTGGTCCCGCCCCAGGTCGCCAAGGAAGCCTCGACGGCAACGCTGCTGCGCCACGCGGTCCGGCAGGTCCCGGCCGAGGAGACGTCGACCCTCGATGACGTCGTCGCCACCCTGCAGTCCCTCGACGACAACGGCAAAGAGCTGGCCAACCTCCTGCTGGACACGGCCGAGATGCCCCTGGCGCTCCTGTTCTTCGGCCGCCCACCAGCACATCTTCTCGGCGCTGACTCGGCCCTCACGGTCATCACCATGGCCGGCCTGCGCCTGCCCGACCTGAAGATCGAACGCGAGTACTGGTCGGCCGAGGAATCCCTCGCCCTCCCGATGCTCCACACGGCCCACCGTCTGGCGGTCCGCCGCTGCTACGGCGGCTCGATGGCCTCCCGCAAGATGGTCGGCCTCGACGAGGCCCACTTCATGGAAGGCTGGCGCTCCGGCCGCTCGTTCCTGGTCCGCCTCGCCCGCGACTCCCGCAAGTGGAACCTCGCCGCGTTCGTCGCCTCCCAGAACCCCCGCGACATCCTGGGCCTCGACGTGCAAAACCTCGTGTCGACCGTCTTCGTCGGCCGCATCGCCGAAGACCAGGAAATCGCCTCCGAAGCCCTCCGCCTCCTCCGCGTGCCGGTCCACGACGGCTACGAAGCCACCCTGGCGTCGCTGTCCCAGGCCGACACCTCAACCTCCAACCGCCTCGGCTTCCGAGAATTTGTCATGCGAGATGTCGATGGACGAGTCCAAAAAGTCCGCGTAGACGTGTCATACGTAGACGGGCTGCTCGACTACCTCGACACCACGCCTGCGGCGGCCAAAGCAACGCCGACGGCACTCCCGTCTCTGTCCGACCTGGAGGTCTGA
- a CDS encoding DMT family transporter, whose protein sequence is MVRRTCAMVLTIMVALVASIAWAVAAPSAATAGPLQAPGGACSTEEWKNDLRGCVDRLTDVAGDRAECLKPPTPSAPDSGLAGWFAERPESSTKNGPQGIYSQYGYAGYSYTTYDLEGGCASTLIDPEYKFETTVANGEFMIATAVIGASNALRERAWDPQALWGWADPLVEQATKAVYEKVFSVFGVITLAVVGLYLIWRSQQADMGAATTTAGWAILVMVAVTAIAAWPVKSANIADQSLITTLGVVHDAVGPRPQDGDATAGCKLGKADACQDNRPPAVRASDTATDTMLYRNWLRGLLGSADSVTAQKYGRALYDARSFTWDEAQKMRDNSDTRKPTITAKNEQWEKVAQQIQNEDPEAYEYLRGVNGMDRVGAGFIAVLASIMFAMFDLTASLLVLLGFLIFRWAVIAAPILGTVGLLRPASSGIRRLANAVVAAIFNIALFGTGAAIYLFAVDLIMNTASLAGWLQVVLVWLCGVVGWLLLRPYRRITQLGGKDSTSAITSAGSWHRRFFRDMREAAKLDVADAGGTNEPRIGKSRGVYVEQTNLRPEARLEDPAHAALSRNNPAAPSREVTAPGGRPDGNESTRDSAPNPDHRPVPVTASAAKQRRSSTWTEPDVTERPASYAIYRPETGSTTREPASPRVRTEAK, encoded by the coding sequence ATGGTACGGCGGACGTGCGCAATGGTTTTGACCATCATGGTGGCACTGGTGGCGAGCATCGCCTGGGCAGTGGCCGCCCCGTCCGCCGCAACCGCCGGCCCCCTCCAGGCCCCCGGCGGCGCCTGCAGCACCGAGGAATGGAAAAACGATCTCCGAGGCTGTGTGGACCGCCTCACCGACGTCGCCGGCGACCGGGCGGAGTGCCTGAAGCCCCCGACACCGAGTGCACCCGACTCGGGTCTGGCCGGCTGGTTCGCGGAGCGTCCGGAGTCGTCCACCAAGAACGGTCCGCAGGGCATCTACAGCCAGTACGGCTATGCGGGTTACAGCTACACCACCTATGACCTCGAGGGCGGCTGCGCCTCGACGCTGATCGACCCGGAGTACAAGTTCGAGACCACTGTCGCCAACGGCGAGTTCATGATCGCCACCGCGGTCATCGGTGCCTCGAACGCCCTGCGCGAGCGGGCCTGGGATCCGCAGGCGTTGTGGGGATGGGCCGACCCGCTGGTCGAGCAGGCCACGAAGGCCGTCTACGAGAAGGTCTTCAGCGTCTTCGGAGTCATCACTCTGGCCGTGGTGGGGTTGTATCTGATCTGGCGGTCGCAGCAGGCCGACATGGGAGCGGCGACAACAACCGCGGGCTGGGCCATCTTGGTCATGGTCGCGGTGACAGCGATCGCGGCCTGGCCGGTCAAGTCGGCCAACATCGCCGACCAGAGTTTGATCACCACTCTGGGCGTGGTCCATGATGCCGTCGGACCACGGCCACAAGACGGTGATGCCACCGCCGGATGCAAGCTCGGAAAAGCAGACGCATGCCAGGACAACCGGCCGCCGGCGGTGCGTGCCAGTGACACGGCGACCGACACGATGCTCTATCGCAACTGGCTGCGAGGGCTCCTCGGGTCAGCTGACAGCGTCACAGCTCAGAAGTACGGCCGGGCGCTCTACGACGCGCGGTCGTTCACCTGGGATGAAGCGCAAAAGATGCGCGACAACTCGGACACCCGGAAGCCGACCATCACTGCCAAGAACGAGCAGTGGGAAAAAGTCGCCCAGCAGATCCAGAACGAAGACCCAGAGGCCTACGAGTACCTCCGAGGTGTCAACGGGATGGATCGGGTCGGCGCGGGCTTCATCGCGGTTCTTGCGTCGATCATGTTCGCCATGTTCGACCTCACCGCCTCGCTCCTGGTGCTGCTCGGATTCCTGATCTTCCGGTGGGCAGTCATCGCGGCGCCGATTCTCGGCACCGTCGGGCTCCTGCGACCGGCGAGTTCCGGTATCCGCCGCCTTGCCAACGCCGTCGTGGCTGCGATCTTCAACATCGCGCTCTTCGGCACCGGCGCGGCCATCTATCTCTTCGCCGTAGACCTGATCATGAATACGGCCAGCCTGGCCGGCTGGCTGCAAGTGGTGCTCGTGTGGCTTTGTGGCGTGGTGGGCTGGCTGCTGCTGCGCCCGTACCGCCGGATCACCCAGCTCGGCGGCAAGGACAGCACCTCGGCGATCACCTCGGCCGGGTCCTGGCACCGCAGGTTCTTCCGCGACATGCGCGAGGCCGCCAAGCTGGATGTGGCCGATGCCGGTGGCACCAATGAACCGCGGATCGGCAAGAGCCGTGGTGTCTACGTGGAGCAGACCAACCTTCGGCCCGAGGCGCGACTCGAGGATCCGGCCCATGCCGCCCTCAGCCGGAACAATCCGGCGGCGCCCAGCCGCGAGGTCACCGCACCCGGTGGCCGCCCGGACGGGAACGAGTCGACACGCGACAGCGCTCCCAACCCGGATCACCGGCCGGTCCCGGTGACGGCCTCGGCCGCCAAACAGCGGCGCAGCTCCACCTGGACCGAGCCGGATGTGACCGAACGACCTGCCTCCTACGCGATCTATCGGCCGGAGACCGGGAGTACAACCCGCGAACCAGCCTCGCCCCGAGTGCGCACCGAGGCGAAGTGA